One Luteimonas sp. MC1825 DNA segment encodes these proteins:
- a CDS encoding MgtC/SapB family protein: MSVMAEIGSALGREYALPSVATLTVVVARVLTAAVLGGLIGYERERKGRSAGFKTHILVSIGSALFVLAPAMAEVPMADITRVMQGIVSGIGFLGAGAIIKMDRGARVEGLTTAAGIWMTSAVGMAAGIGMEIVALITTLFALVVVGAIPRIMGQDGPPVDPPARG, encoded by the coding sequence ATGAGCGTGATGGCCGAAATCGGCAGCGCGCTGGGCCGGGAGTACGCGCTCCCCAGCGTGGCCACGCTGACGGTCGTGGTCGCACGCGTGCTCACCGCGGCGGTCCTCGGCGGGCTGATCGGCTACGAGCGCGAGCGCAAGGGCCGCTCGGCGGGGTTCAAGACCCACATCCTGGTGTCGATCGGATCCGCCCTGTTTGTCCTGGCGCCGGCCATGGCGGAGGTACCGATGGCCGACATCACGCGCGTGATGCAGGGCATCGTGTCCGGCATCGGCTTCCTCGGCGCGGGCGCCATCATCAAGATGGACAGGGGCGCGCGGGTCGAGGGGCTCACCACGGCCGCGGGCATCTGGATGACCTCCGCCGTCGGCATGGCGGCGGGCATCGGCATGGAGATCGTCGCGCTCATCACCACGCTGTTCGCGCTGGTCGTCGTCGGCGCAATCCCCAGGATCATGGGGCAGGACGGCCCACCTGTGGATCCTCCAGCCAGGGGGTAA
- a CDS encoding type IV secretory system conjugative DNA transfer family protein encodes MDRIRIALALACVGVAWVAGLWLSGWLVLRLLGLGDLTAGLATWPAYLRAIDLPGLAPFAGRIRMAGAVGLGLPLLASTVPVFLLLRPSRRAMHGKARFANAFDLLRHGLFTSSGEGIVVGRYGGRLLRLAGQQSVVLAAPTRSGKGVGVVVPNLLDYRGSVVVLDIKQENFQLTSGWRAAQGQQVFLFNPFAEDRCTHRWNPLVYVSTDALQRVSDLQGIAAMLYPDAGAEQKFWTSQARNAFMAFALFLFDHYEAQAREGFPPEYHVFPTIGRLFRLSSAEGTPARAHVQDLAERHFLGEHARRAFGNLLSQAEETFASILGSFREPLNAWIDPALDAATSGNDFLLDDVRRRPMTIYVGIQPNRLAEGRAILNLFFSQLINLNTRVLPKDDPTLRQQCLLLMDEFTAVGRIGIIASAMAYMAGYNLRLLPVIQSMAQLDATYGKDVARAILTNHAMQVVFAPREQHDANDYSEMLGYTTVRRRNLTRGRRRAELSRSESEERRALMLPQELKAMGVKREILLCEGLPHPVRCRKIRYFAERRYRVRLLPAVEVPRLPDS; translated from the coding sequence ATGGACAGGATCAGGATCGCGTTGGCGCTGGCGTGCGTGGGCGTCGCATGGGTCGCGGGGCTCTGGCTGTCGGGGTGGCTGGTGCTGAGGCTGCTTGGACTCGGCGATCTCACCGCAGGCCTCGCCACCTGGCCGGCCTACCTGCGTGCCATCGACCTGCCCGGACTGGCGCCGTTCGCCGGCCGCATCCGGATGGCCGGCGCAGTGGGGCTCGGCCTGCCGCTGCTCGCCTCCACCGTGCCGGTGTTCCTGTTGCTGCGACCGTCGCGGCGCGCGATGCACGGCAAGGCGCGTTTCGCCAACGCCTTCGACCTGCTGCGGCACGGCCTGTTCACCTCGTCGGGCGAAGGCATCGTGGTCGGTCGCTATGGCGGGCGCCTGCTGCGCCTGGCCGGCCAGCAATCGGTGGTGCTGGCGGCGCCGACGCGCTCGGGCAAGGGCGTCGGCGTGGTGGTGCCGAACCTGCTCGATTACCGTGGTTCGGTGGTGGTGCTGGACATCAAGCAGGAGAACTTCCAGCTCACCAGCGGCTGGCGCGCGGCGCAGGGGCAGCAGGTGTTCCTGTTCAATCCCTTTGCCGAAGACCGGTGCACGCATCGCTGGAACCCGCTCGTCTACGTGTCCACCGACGCCCTGCAGCGCGTGTCCGACCTGCAGGGCATCGCGGCGATGCTGTATCCGGACGCCGGCGCCGAGCAGAAATTCTGGACCAGCCAGGCGCGCAACGCGTTCATGGCCTTCGCGCTGTTCCTGTTCGACCACTACGAGGCGCAGGCGCGCGAGGGCTTCCCGCCGGAATACCACGTGTTCCCCACCATCGGCCGCCTGTTCCGGCTGTCGTCTGCGGAAGGCACGCCGGCGCGCGCGCACGTGCAGGACCTGGCTGAGCGTCACTTCCTTGGCGAGCATGCGCGCCGCGCGTTCGGCAACCTGCTGTCGCAGGCCGAGGAGACATTCGCGTCCATCCTCGGCAGCTTTCGCGAGCCGCTCAACGCGTGGATCGATCCGGCACTCGACGCCGCCACCAGCGGCAACGACTTCCTCCTCGACGACGTGCGCCGCCGGCCGATGACCATCTACGTCGGCATCCAGCCGAACCGGCTGGCGGAGGGCAGGGCGATCCTCAACCTGTTCTTCAGCCAGTTGATCAACCTCAACACGCGCGTGCTGCCGAAGGACGACCCGACGCTGCGCCAGCAGTGCCTGCTGCTCATGGACGAGTTCACCGCCGTCGGTCGCATCGGCATCATCGCCAGCGCCATGGCCTACATGGCCGGCTACAACCTGCGCCTGCTGCCGGTGATCCAGAGCATGGCGCAGCTCGATGCCACCTATGGCAAGGACGTGGCGCGCGCCATCCTCACCAACCACGCCATGCAGGTGGTGTTCGCGCCGCGCGAGCAGCACGATGCCAACGACTACTCGGAAATGCTCGGCTACACCACGGTGCGCCGCCGCAACCTGACCCGCGGGCGACGCCGGGCGGAACTGTCGCGCAGCGAGTCGGAAGAGCGACGCGCGCTGATGCTGCCGCAGGAGCTGAAGGCGATGGGCGTTAAGCGCGAGATCCTGCTGTGCGAGGGCCTGCCGCACCCGGTGCGCTGCCGCAAGATCCGCTACTTCGCCGAGCGCCGCTACCGCGTGCGGCTGCTCCCGGCGGTCGAGGTGCCGCGCCTGCCGGACAGCTGA
- the hutU gene encoding urocanate hydratase — MSNRNDPSRSIRAPRGSELACRSWLTEAPYRMLQNNLDPEVAENPAELVVYGGIGRAARDWDCYDAILQSLRTLGDDETLLVQSGKPVGVFPTHADAPRVLIANSNLVPHWANWEHFNELDKKGLMMYGQMTAGSWIYIGSQGIVQGTYETFVEMGRQHYGGDLAGKWILTAGLGGMGGAQPLAASLAGASSLNIECQQSRIDMRLRTRYVDEQAADLDDALARIAKYTQAGVAKSIALLGNAAEVLPELVRRGVRPDAVTDQTSAHDPVHGYLPIGWTVEQWLATQASDPQRVRDEAKKSMRVHVEAMLAFEAQGIPTFDYGNNIRQMAFDEGCANAFDFPGFVPAYVRPLFCRGVGPFRWVALSGDPEDIYKTDAKVKELIPDDAHLHNWLDMARERIAFQGLPARICWVGLGLRDKLGLAFNEMVRNGELKAPVVIGRDHLDSGSVASPNRETEAMIDGSDAVSDWPLLNAMLNVAGGATWVSLHHGGGVGMGYSQHSGVVIVCDGSAEADRRIARVLWNDPATGVMRHADAGYEIAKACAREQGLKLPML; from the coding sequence ATGTCGAACCGCAACGACCCCTCACGCAGCATCCGCGCGCCGCGCGGCAGCGAACTCGCCTGCCGCTCCTGGCTCACCGAGGCGCCGTATCGGATGCTGCAGAACAACCTCGATCCCGAGGTCGCCGAGAATCCGGCGGAGCTGGTGGTCTACGGCGGCATCGGCCGCGCCGCTCGCGACTGGGACTGCTACGACGCGATCCTCCAATCGTTGCGCACGCTTGGCGACGACGAGACCCTGCTGGTCCAGTCCGGAAAGCCCGTTGGCGTGTTCCCCACCCACGCCGACGCGCCTCGCGTGCTGATCGCCAACTCCAACCTGGTACCGCACTGGGCGAACTGGGAGCACTTCAACGAGCTCGATAAAAAGGGTTTGATGATGTACGGCCAGATGACCGCGGGCTCGTGGATCTACATCGGCTCGCAGGGCATCGTGCAGGGCACCTACGAGACGTTCGTGGAGATGGGCCGCCAGCACTACGGTGGCGACCTGGCCGGCAAGTGGATCCTGACCGCGGGACTCGGCGGCATGGGCGGCGCGCAGCCGCTGGCGGCGTCGCTGGCCGGCGCCAGCAGCCTCAACATCGAGTGCCAGCAGTCGCGCATCGACATGCGCCTGCGCACGCGCTACGTCGACGAGCAGGCCGCCGACCTCGACGACGCGCTGGCGCGCATCGCGAAGTACACGCAGGCAGGCGTGGCGAAGTCGATCGCCCTGCTCGGCAACGCCGCCGAGGTGCTCCCGGAGCTCGTGCGCCGCGGGGTGCGTCCCGATGCCGTCACCGACCAGACCAGCGCGCACGACCCCGTGCACGGCTACCTGCCGATCGGCTGGACGGTGGAGCAGTGGCTGGCGACGCAGGCGTCGGATCCGCAGCGCGTGCGCGACGAAGCCAAGAAGTCGATGCGCGTGCACGTCGAGGCGATGCTGGCGTTCGAGGCGCAGGGCATCCCGACCTTCGACTACGGCAACAACATCCGCCAGATGGCGTTCGATGAAGGCTGCGCCAACGCGTTCGACTTCCCGGGCTTCGTGCCGGCCTACGTGCGCCCGCTGTTCTGTCGCGGCGTGGGGCCGTTCCGCTGGGTCGCGCTCAGCGGCGATCCCGAGGACATCTACAAGACAGATGCCAAGGTCAAGGAACTGATTCCCGACGACGCGCACCTGCACAACTGGCTGGACATGGCGCGCGAGCGCATCGCCTTCCAGGGCCTGCCGGCGCGCATCTGCTGGGTGGGCCTGGGCTTGCGCGACAAGCTTGGCCTGGCGTTCAACGAGATGGTGCGCAACGGCGAGCTGAAGGCGCCGGTGGTGATCGGCCGCGATCACCTCGACAGCGGCAGCGTCGCCTCGCCCAATCGCGAGACCGAAGCCATGATCGACGGCTCCGATGCCGTCAGCGACTGGCCGCTGCTCAACGCCATGCTCAACGTTGCCGGCGGCGCCACCTGGGTGTCGCTGCACCATGGCGGCGGGGTGGGCATGGGCTACTCGCAGCACAGCGGCGTGGTGATCGTCTGCGACGGCAGCGCTGAGGCCGACCGCCGCATCGCCCGCGTGCTCTGGAACGACCCCGCGACCGGCGTGATGCGCCATGCCGATGCCGGCTACGAGATCGCGAAGGCCTGCGCCCGGGAGCAGGGCCTGAAACTACCGATGCTCTAG